The genome window CGCCGAGGAACAGTGAGGGGTGAGCCACCCGCGCTCCCTATCCTTAGAGGGTCACGTCCCCATCCCGGAGGCCCGGTGAACGACCGCGACCCATCTACACCGAGCGAGCCCGTGAAACCCGAATTGCTCGACGCCTCCGCGCCCCAAGGCATGCCAATGCCTCCGGGCGGCGACCCCGAGGCCGACGGTGAGCAGGTCACGCGCCCCACGAAGCTGATCCGCATCGCCTCGATGGTGCGGAGCATGCTCGATGAGGTTCGGCGTGCCCCACTCGACGACGCCGGCCGCATCCGGCTGCGCGAGATCCACGAGAAGTCGGTGGCCGAGCTCGAGAGCGTGCTCTCACCCGAGCTGCAGAAGGAGCTCGAAGAGGTCGTCCTCCCCTTCTCCTCGGATGCGCCCACCGAGTCGGAGCTCCGGCTCGCGCAGGCTCAGCTCGTCGGTTGGCTCGAAGGCCTCTTCCACGGCATCCAGGCCACGCTCTTCACCCAGCAGGCCATGGCCCAAGGTCAGCTCGAAGAGGTGCGCCGCCGGCGCGCCCTGCAAGCCGTGCCGGGTGAAGGCGGCGCGCCGGGGAGCGGCGAGCCGCCAAGCGGCTACCTCTAGAAATGTCGGTCATGCCCGACGAGCTCTTCGAGCGCAGCTGGTCCCCGCAGTCGTGGCGGACCCGCACCGCGGCGCAGCAACCTGAGTGGCCAGACGAAGACCAGCTCGACGTTGCGCTCGGCGAGATCCGCGCGATGCCACCGCTGGTGTTCGCCGGCGAGGCGCGCACGCTCACGTCCTCGCTCGCCGCCGCGAACGATGGTGAAGCGTTCCTCCTCGTCGCCGGTGACTGCGCCGAGTCGTTCCACGAGTTCTCGGCCGATGCGATCCGCGACAAGCTCCGCGTGATCCTTCAGATGTCGGTTGTGCTCACGTACGGCAGCGGCGTGCCAACGATCAAAGTCGGGCGCCTGGCCGGCCAGTTCTCCAAGCCGCGCTCGTCATCGACAGAGACGCGCAACGGCGTCACGCTGCCGTCGTTCCGCGGCGACAACGTGAACGACTTCGCGTTCGAGGCGGTCGCTCGCCAAGCCGATCCGCAACGCCTCCTCCGTGGGTACCACCAGTCAGCCTCGACGCTGAACCTCGTCCGCGCGTTCGCGAAGGGAGGCTTCGCCGACCTCTCGCGCGTGCATGCATGGAACCAGGAGTTCGTCGCGAGCAGCCCCGAGGGCCGACGCTACGACGCGCTGGCCGGCGAAATCGATCGAGCCCTGCGGTTCATGTCGGCGTGCGGCATCGATCTCGAGGCGGAGCTCCAACTCCACCAGGTGGACGTGTACACCGCGCACGAGGCATTGCTGCTCGGCTACGAGGAAGCGCTCACCCGGCGCGACAGCATCACCGGTGACTGGTACGACTGCTCGGCCCATTTGCTCTGGTGCGGCGATCGCACTCGCGCGCTCGATGGCGCGCACGTGGAGTTCCTCTCGGGCATCCACAACCCGATCGGCGTGAAGCTGGGCCCAGACGCGACACCAGAAGAGGTGGTCGCGCTCTGCGCGCGCCTGAACCCCGGCCGCCAACCTGGCCGACTCGTCCTCTTCAGTCGGATGGGCGCCGACCGGATCGATGAGTCGCTCCCGCCGCTCGTGCGCGCGGTCGAGCTCGCCAACCACCCGGTGGCGTGGGCGTGCGATCCCATGCACGGGAACACGTTCCAGCTCGAGAACGGCTACAAGACTCGGCGGTTCACCGACATCATGCGCGAGCTGCACGCATTCTTCGATGTGTGCCAGGCGAACGACATCCGGCCCGGTGGTGTGCACATCGAGCTCACCGGCGACGACGTCACCGAGTGCCTCGGCGGTACCGCCGAAGTGCTCGACAGCCATCTCCAGCAGCGTTACGAGACCATGTGCGACCCGCGCCTCAACGCGCGCCAGTCGCTCGACCTCGCCTTCGAGATCGCCGAGCTGCTCAGGCGCTGAGGTAGTCGAGCGCTCGGTCGAGGTTCTCTTCGAACGGCCGAACCGCGTCGAGGATCAAGCGATCGGTCTCCCACGGCTCGAAACGCGACCGAACGTCTGTGACGTCTTCCCATGTGAGCTCGTACCAGCCGGGGATGTCGCGCGTGCGTCCTTCGATCCGCTCGCGGTGAACACCTTCGTCACTGCACACGCATTCGATGGGTCGAAACTGCGCTTCGAGCTCGTCGGCGAGGGCCATCCATGCGTGACGTGACGTCTTGGTGCGCGCCACGGTGTCGAGGATCGCCGACTGACCTCGGCGGAGCTGCTCACCCGCGAGGGTCCCGAGCAGGTCCTCGGCAACCTGCCAGGAGTTGGACTCGGCGGTGATGCCGCTCCTCCAGAGCGAAGCTTCGATGCGGTCCTTGTTGAACACGGGCGCGCCAAGCCGACTGGCGAGTGCGTCCGCCATCGTGCTCTTCCCGGCTCCGGGAAGTCCGCTCACCACGATCAAGAACGCCACGCCCGATTCTTGCTGGATCGACGTCACGGTGGCGTCGCCATCATGCGGGGTGGGGGCGTGCGACGATGGGGGCGTGAGCTTCGAGGATCTCGGGCCGAACTCCGGCCTCATCGAGGACCTCTACGAGCGCTACCGCCAGGATCCGGAGTCGATCCCGGAACGTTGGCGCAAGTACTTCGCAGAGCATCCTCCTGACGAGAACGGTGAAGGCGCGCCACCCCCGGCGTTGGCAACAGCAGCCACGGCGACGACCTCGGAATCCACTCCCTCTGCGGCTGCACCGGAGTCGGCGCAGCCGCTGCGTGGGGTCGCGGCGCGCATCGCCGAGAACATGGAAGCCAGCCTCGGGGTACCGACGGCGACGTCGGTGCGGACGGTGCCAGCGAAGCTCCTCGAGGTCAACCGCCAGATCCTCAACAACCACCTCGCGCGGAGCGGCATCGGCAAGGTCAGCTTCACGCATCTCATCGCGTACGCGGTGATCCGAGCGCTGCGCGACCACCCCACGATCAACTCGAGCTACGACGACGAGCACGGCGGTCCCACGGTCACGCACCACGCCCAGATCAACCTCGGACTCGCCGTCGATGTGGAGCGAACAGACGGCACGCGCTCGTTGCTCGTACCCAACATCAAAGCGGCCGAGACCCTCGACTTCTCCAAGTTCTGGGGTGCATACGAAGAGCTGATCCGCAAAGTGCGCGCCAACGAGCTGAGCCCCGACGACTTCGCCGGCACAACGGGCACCATCACCAACCCGGGGATGATCGGCACCGTGCACTCCGTCCCTCGCCTGATGCCTGGGCAAGGGTTCATCGTCGGTGTCGGCGCGATCGGATACCCCGCGGAGTACGAGGGCGCCGATCCGCACGCATTGGCACAGCTCGGTATCAGTACAACGACGACGCTCACGAACACGTACGACCATCGCATCATCGGAGGCGCCGAGAGTGGTGAGTTCCTCCGCCGGATCCATGACCTCCTGCTGGGCTCAGACGGCTACTACGACGAGGTCTTCCACAGTCTCAAAGTTCCGTACGAACCGGCGCGGTGGAACCCCGACCGCTCGTCGTTCGCCGATCCCGTCGCGCAGAACGAGAAGATCGTGCACGTTCACCAACTCATCAACATGTACCGCGTGCGCGGGCATCTCATCGCCAACCTCGACCCGCTCGGACGCCGCGAGCCGCACACGCATCCCGAGCTGGACATCAGCCACCACGGCCTCAGCATCTGGGACCTCGAGCGCGAGTTCCCGATCGGAAGCCTGGGCGCCGGACTGCTCGGGCGCTCGACGATGCCGCTGCGCGAGATCCTCGGCTACCTGCGCGACGCCTACGCCCGCACGATCGGCGTCGAGTACATGCACATCCAGGAGCACGACCAGAAGGCCTGGATCCAACAGCAGGTCGAGGGGCACGCGCCCGAGCTCACCCACGACGAGAAGCACCGGGTCCTCGATCGACTGAACGCGGCCGAAGCCTTCGAGCGCTTCATACACACCAAGTACCTCGGCCAGAAGCGATTCAGCCTCGAAGGCGCCGAGACCCTCATCCCGATGCTCGACATCGTGTGCAGCTTGGCGGCCGACGCCGGCATCGCCGAGGTCG of Acidimicrobiia bacterium contains these proteins:
- a CDS encoding ATP-binding protein, whose amino-acid sequence is MAFLIVVSGLPGAGKSTMADALASRLGAPVFNKDRIEASLWRSGITAESNSWQVAEDLLGTLAGEQLRRGQSAILDTVARTKTSRHAWMALADELEAQFRPIECVCSDEGVHRERIEGRTRDIPGWYELTWEDVTDVRSRFEPWETDRLILDAVRPFEENLDRALDYLSA
- a CDS encoding 3-deoxy-7-phosphoheptulonate synthase class II, translated to MPDELFERSWSPQSWRTRTAAQQPEWPDEDQLDVALGEIRAMPPLVFAGEARTLTSSLAAANDGEAFLLVAGDCAESFHEFSADAIRDKLRVILQMSVVLTYGSGVPTIKVGRLAGQFSKPRSSSTETRNGVTLPSFRGDNVNDFAFEAVARQADPQRLLRGYHQSASTLNLVRAFAKGGFADLSRVHAWNQEFVASSPEGRRYDALAGEIDRALRFMSACGIDLEAELQLHQVDVYTAHEALLLGYEEALTRRDSITGDWYDCSAHLLWCGDRTRALDGAHVEFLSGIHNPIGVKLGPDATPEEVVALCARLNPGRQPGRLVLFSRMGADRIDESLPPLVRAVELANHPVAWACDPMHGNTFQLENGYKTRRFTDIMRELHAFFDVCQANDIRPGGVHIELTGDDVTECLGGTAEVLDSHLQQRYETMCDPRLNARQSLDLAFEIAELLRR
- a CDS encoding proteasome activator; the protein is MPMPPGGDPEADGEQVTRPTKLIRIASMVRSMLDEVRRAPLDDAGRIRLREIHEKSVAELESVLSPELQKELEEVVLPFSSDAPTESELRLAQAQLVGWLEGLFHGIQATLFTQQAMAQGQLEEVRRRRALQAVPGEGGAPGSGEPPSGYL